A section of the Paramisgurnus dabryanus chromosome 4, PD_genome_1.1, whole genome shotgun sequence genome encodes:
- the LOC135735450 gene encoding small integral membrane protein 11-like, which produces MINWRALDNVPLLLYILAAKTLLLCLAFAGAKIYQSRKADAALKQQMEMKKKLAQQTQEIIDNKKDD; this is translated from the exons ATGATCAACTGGCGG GCTCTTGATAACGTCCCTTTACTGTTGTACATACTGGCAGCAAAAACACTGCTGCTGTGTTTGGCTTTTGCTGGAGCGAAGATTTATCAGAGTAGGAAAGCAGATGCCGCCCTTAAACAACAGATGgaaatgaagaaaaaactcGCACAGCAAACGCAAGAAATCATTGATAATAAGAAGGATGATTGA